In Rosa chinensis cultivar Old Blush chromosome 1, RchiOBHm-V2, whole genome shotgun sequence, a genomic segment contains:
- the LOC112182059 gene encoding uncharacterized protein LOC112182059, whose amino-acid sequence MGFAYGRLISNEIGDTNSSSRFCNFCSEHGGGYCDIAAEAPFEERKRLVAIRNSLKEVENMVLFLERLDSRQMMDMNAAFNSLEESRLNLLANVTEYKGRALDVLTELNARFGLQNGAPFDWDLREGLKKNVEPSGAHHSRRFLITNCMRKLLLIPWKWQKKVGIAVKLAMSAMAAYHIKKLICTSSRKRIPFVVSREGGKSSSVLTISKNPLDVFCARG is encoded by the exons ATGGGTTTTGCATATGGTAGGCTCATCAGCAATGAGATTGGAGACACAAACAGTAGCAGCAGGTTCTGTAATTTCTGTTCAGAACATGGTGGTGGCTACTGTGATATTGCTGCAGAGGCCCCATTTGAGGAGAGGAAGAGATTGGTGGCCATTAGAAATTCATTGAAGGAAGTTGAGAACATGGTCTTGTTCTTGGAG AGATTAGATTCTAGGCAGATGATGGATATGAATGCAGCATTCAACAGTTTGGAAGAAAGCAGACTAAATCTATTAGCAAATGTGACAGAATATAAAGGAAGGGCACTTGATGTTCTGACAGAACTGAATGCACGTTTCGGACTCCAAAATGGTGCGCCTTTTGATTGGGATTTGAGAGAGGGATTGAAGAAAAATGTTGAACCTTCTGGTGCTCATCACAGCAGAAGGTTCCTCATCACTAATTGCATGAGAAAGTTACTACTAATCCCATGGAAGTGGCAAAAGAAAGTTGGCATTGCAGTGAAACTAGCTATGTCTGCAATGGCAGCTTATCATATCAAGAAATTGATATGcacaagctcaagaaaaaggATTCCATTTGTCGTTTCAAGAGAAGGAGGGAAAAGTAGTAGTGTATTGACAATCTCAAAGAACCCACTAGATGTCTTCTGTGCTAGAGGCTGA